The following DNA comes from Arthrobacter sp. SLBN-83.
GAAGCCGTTCGATGCCGGGGGCGGTACCCAGCCCCTGCCGCAGCATGGCTTCGCTGAGCTTGTGCACTTCCCGGGCCTGCAGGGCCAGGTTCGAGTTGCCGCCCAGGACGGCCAGCTGGACTTCGAGTCCGTCCAGGAGTCCGCGGCCCGGAGGTGAGTTGGCGGTGAGGACGTCCCTGGGCACGTCCATGGATATGTAGTCGTCCTCGTTGGACAGCCGCAGGACCAGCCGCCGCTGGATGGAGGCCAGCAGCGACGCGGGGACGGCGTTGGGCCGGTCTCCCGTGACCACCAGGTGGATGCCCAGCGTCCGGCCGTCCGTAGCCAGCTGCAGGAAAATGTCCCAGAGGCCGGAGAGCTTGCTGTGTTCGTAGGCCTCCCGGAAGGCAGACATGCCGTCCACCAGCACGAAGATGCGTTTCTCGTCCGGCCGGTTGGCCAGCTTCCGGTACTCCACGATGGTGGAGGCACGGACCTCGGCGAACTGGGCGGCCCGCAGCTCTGCGATGTCCCGCAGGAGGCGCAGCAGCCGCCCGACGCGTTCCACGTCGTCGCCGTTGATGATCTCGCCAACATGCGGAAGCTCCTCAAGCATCCGCAGCCCGGCGGAGCCGCAGTCGATGCCGTACACGTGCACGGGCCCGCCGCGCGGGGTGACCGCGGCTGCGATGGCGATGCCCCGCAGGGCCGCGGACTTGCCCGAGCCACCGGTGCCGTAGATGGCCATGTTTCCATCCCGGTCCGGTTCGTAGAACACGGTGGGCTGGTCCTGGTGGACGGGATCGTCGGCCACACCGAGCAGCAGCTGTTCGTCGGTGCGCGGGTTGGGGAGCTTGGAGAAGTCGTAGGTCTTGGCCAGCTCATCGAGCCACGGTTTACGCGGCGGCTGGATGGCCAGGGTGTCCGCGGCGTGCACGATGGTGGAGGTCATCCTGGCGATGTCGTTGGGGCCGGCCGGTTCCTGGGCCACAGGCTTGTCCGGTGCGGGTGCCTCCCAGCTGGGACCGGAACCGAAGGCCATCTCCACGATGTCGATCTGCGGCCGCTGCGGCTTGTCAGTGGTCCAGCCGCCGGCGTAGCCGGTCTGGAACCCCTGGATACGGCCGGGGCCGGTCTTGGCGGCGCCGCGGCCGGGAATGGCGGGGTCGAAGTAGGCCGCATCCGGGACGCCCAGGATGTCGGTGGCGTCGTCCTCGTCCGCCATGCGCAATGCCACCCGGAGGTTGGTGTTGGCGCGCAGGTTGTCCTTGATGACGCCGGCCGGTCGCTGGGTGGCAAGGATCAGGTGCAGGCCCAGGGAGCGGCCACGGGCGGCCACGTCCACCACGCCGTCAACGAACTCGGGAACATCGTTGGCCAGGGCCGCGAACTCGTCCACGATGATGATCAGGTACGGCGGCGCCTCGGGGTCGGCCTCACGCTGCAGGGCCAGCAGGTCCTTGGCCTTTTTCCGGTTCAGCAGCTGCTCCCGGTAGTGCAGCTCGGCCCGCAGCGATGTGAGGGCGCGGCGCACCAGGTGCGGGGACAGGTCCGTCACCAGGCCCACGGTGTGCGGAAGGTTGATGCAGTCCGCGAAGGCGGCGCCGCCCTTGTAGTCCACGAACAGGAAGCTGACCCGGTCCGGGCTGTAGGCCGCGGCCATGCCCATCACCCAGGACTGCAGGAACTCGGATTTACCGGCGCCGGTGGTGCCGCCCACCAGCGCGTGCGGCCCCTCGTTCTTCAGGTCCAGATACAGCGGTTCGATGCCCTTTGACCCCACCAAGGCCCGGAGCGTGCCGTTGTCCTTGCGGTTGGCCACGGCGGTGGCGTGCACGGAGTTGTTCTCCGTCCAGCGCTCCGCCACAGCCTGCGGGTTGTCCAGGAAGTCCTTGCCGATCAGGGTGGCGTAGGAGACGGCCCTGGGCAGGTCGGAGTCGTCGTTGACGGGCTTGCCCACGTCCACCACGGGAGCCAGCATCCTGGCCAGTTGGGCGGCGAGTTCAGCGTCAACGCTTTCGCAGCTGACGGGGTAGGTGTGGCGGCCCAGGCGGACCTGGCCGGTGGTGGTGCCGTGCTCGCCGTCCACCACCATGAAGTCGCGGCAGGCTGCAGGAAGGGCCTGGATGTCGGTGGCCACCCACAGGACATGGACACCTGAGTCGGGACCGCGTTCCGCGAGCCGGGTGAGGCGGCCGCGGTCCACCGGGGCGTCGTCTTCCACGATGACCAGCACGGACGGCAGGACCGGTTCCTCGAGCTCATGCTTGACCGGGTCGATGCCGGGACGCAGCTCCGGCGCAGTCCGTTTGGCCGCCGCCTCACGGGCATCCACCAGGTCCTCGAGGCGGGCCAGCAGCGACGACCCGCCGGCCGACCCGGCAGCAAGGTGGTCTCCGCCCAGCGGACTGTGGCCGGAGCCAACGTGCGGCAGCCACTGCAGCCAGTTCCAGCGCTCACGCGATTGTGCGGAAGTGATGGCGGTGAGAACTACTTCAGCCGGCGAGTGCAGGCCCACCAGCTGCAGCACCATGCCGCGGGCAACGTCGTCCACCAGGCCGCGGGCTCCAGCGATGCCCAGGGCGCCGGAGGTGCGCAGCTGGGAGACCACGGGAACGCCTTCGATCTCGCTGAACTGCTTGATGCAGTCCTGGATTTCGCGGGCGTACTGGACCTCGGTGTCGTTGTTGGACGGTTCCTCAAGGGGGATGCGGGACGGCGCGGTGCCCAGTCCGAAGCGCAGGCCCAGGAAGGAGGAGTGCTCCGGCCGGTGCGTCCACAGCAGCGGCCCCAGCTTGTAGATGGCGTCCACGGTGTCGCTGACGGACGGTGCCTCCTGGAGCCGGACGGCCCGTTCCACCTGCTGCAGCTCGGTGAGGTCCTGCCGGAAGGCGGCCATGGAAGCCCGGAACTGCTTGAGCTGCTCCTTTTGCTGCTTCCGGGTCCGCATCTTTGTGTCAACGTAGTGGCCCACGATGAACAGGGGCATCATCAGCATGAACACCATGGACAGCACGTTCTGCGTGACCGCGAAGATAACCGCGCCCATCATCAGGGGCGCCACCAGCATGATGTACGGAAATGGCTGGTCCTCGGGCCGCTTGGGCCCTGAGGGAAGGACGCGCTTGGGTACCTCGAAGCGGGGCACCACGCGCGGGGAACGGTTGAAGTCCACCAGGGGCGACGTCGGCGCTGCCGCGTGGTTGTGCCCCAGCGGCACCACCGTGACGGTGGTGTCCCCCAGGGTCACGGTGTCGGAGGAGTTGAGGGTGGCGCGGGTGACGGGCAGGCCGTCCATGAGGAGCCCGTTGGCGGAGTTGGTGTCCACGATTTCGATGCTCTCGCCCACCGTGATCCGGGCGTGCCGCTTGGAGGTGAGCGGGTCCGTCAACCGGATGTCCACGTCCCGGTCCCGGCCGATGTAGCTGGTGCCGGTGGGCAGCGAAAATTCGCGGCCGACGTCGGGCCCGGACAGCACCCGCAGGGTGGCCGCTGCCGGCCCCCGGTTGGCCCCTGGCTCGTGGAACTGTTCGCTCACCTGGGCCAGTGAAACCACGGAGCCGGGGCGGAGGCCCGATTCGAGGAGGTTGTCCTGGCGGGCCAGGATGTTGCCGCTGATTCCGGCGCCCACGAAGGCTTCATCGATCCGCAGCGAAAGGTTGTCCGGCGCAGGAGTGCCCTTGCGGTCCGGGTCCGCAGCCCAGAGCACGGTGGCGATATCGGCTACGGTGGCCATGCCGTCCACCGTGACGGCCAGGTCCTTGGCGTCGGCGGGTTCGCGGCGGAGTGTCAGCCGGATCCTCATCCTTCGTCCACGCCCCTCATCTTTTCGAGCAGGTACAGGTCATCGGGTGTTACCAGGTGGGTGGTGACGGCGTGTTCCACCAGGCGGGCGCGGCGGTTGGTGGCCAGCTTGCCGCCGCCGCCGCGCAGCCCCACCACGCCCACGCGGTCCAGCTTGTCGCAGACGTTGTCGAGTTTGCGGTTGAAGCGGGTCAGCGCCCACCCAAGGGTCTTGGCGGCCGCCGCCGAGGACGGGATGGTGCTGAAGCCGGTGCCTTCGCGCCGCAGTACCGGCTCGGCGAGCGCCACGATCAGTGCCTTCTGAGCATCGGTGAAGACCACGGGGCCGATGGTGGTGTCCCCGCTGCTGGCGTCTTCCCTGGCTTCCTGCCGGAACGACGGCGTCTTCAGGTGCACGGCGAATTCGTAGGTGGTAGGTCCGGCCGTGAAGATCACATTGGTGTGGCTGAACACCAGCGGAATCCGGGCGCCGGGTGACAGCCAGGCCTGCATGCCGCCCGATGCGTCGGCAACGGTGGCGGAGAGCATGCTGCCCACGTTGCTGAGCCACCAGATCCCGTCATACCGGGCCACTTGCAGGAACTGCCGGTGCAGGTAAGGGTTGTCGTCCACTTCCAGGTCGCCCTCGCGGCCGATATTGAAGATGTCCTCGTCCGATGGCTCATACCATTCGCCGCAGAAATCGATTGCTAGATCCCCCACGATCCACGCCTCCTCAAGGCAGAATTTTTCCGTTGACCGGAGTACTGGTGGTGTGCTGTTGCCCGGTGCCGGGGCCGGGATGTCATGCGCTGGTCGGGTGACATCACTGGCCGGTGCAGGCGATGGAGTTCTCCTCCATGGGTGAGAATGCGCCGTCCGAGCGGACGATCATTACCTGGATGCAGGTCTGCCCGGTGGGGTTGGGCCGGATCTTGACCGGCGGCTTATCCACGGCGTGGAACTCAGCGCTGTTCCCGCCCATGGTGTACACCTTCCACTTGTAGGTGTCCCCTTCCTTAGGCTGCGGGTTGGTCCAGGTGAAGCTGGCCTCCCCGTCGCCGCCGATGGATCCCTTAAGGCCTTCCACGTCGGGCACCGTGCCGTTGTCCAAAGCGTCCGCTGGGGACTTGGTTACCTGCTGGGTGGGCACAGGCTTGGGTGTGCCCGGGGCCGTGTTGGCCACCACGATGCCCACCACAGCCGCCAGCGCCAGGAGGGTGCCGCCGGTGACTGCCAGCCAGAGGTTGCGTTTGCCGTGGTCGGCTTCCGGCGCCGCCTCCGGCTCGTCCACTTTTACGGCCCGCTGGACTGTTGCGTCGGCGGTGTAGGCGTCCTGCCATGCGTCGGTTACCGGCGCACCGTAGTTCACCGCCCCCGGGCTGCCGCGCAGGACGGTGGACTGGGCCCACTCACCCTGCCCGCCGCCGTCGGCCGTTTCTGTTCCGGCGGAGGCCGCTCCTGCCGGACTTGCCGGGATGGAGGGCACTGCCGGGGCGGCGCGCCATTGGCTGGGTGCTGCCGGAGTGAAGGCCGACGGCGGGAGGGCGCCTCCCCTGCGTCCGGTCGCATCGGTCTGGGCACCGGGAAGATTTACGCCCGGAAGGTTGGCGCCGGGTGTGTTGGGTCGGGTGCGTGCCGGGAAGGTGGGGGCGCTGCCGGTGCCTTCCGGGTCGATGGCGGCGATGCTGCGGACGCGGGTCTCTTCGGTGCCGTCGTCCGGGTGGCCCTCGTCCTGCTGGGGCTCCTCCAGGACCTCGAAGGGCGTGACGGAGAGGTTGAGCTCGGCCTGGATGCGCTGCAGGGCCAAGGCGAAGGCATGGGCCGAGGAGTACCGGGACTGCGGTGATTTGGCCATGGCCGTCGCCAGTGCCAGTTCCAGGGACTCCGGGACATCCGCACGGCCCAGCCGCGGCAGGGCCGTGTTGCTGATGCGGTTGATCAGTTCGCGCTGGGAGTTGTCCGCCCCGGGCATCACGAAGGGCGAGCGGCCAGCCAGCAGCGTGTAAAGGGTGGCGCCAAGCGCCCACACGTCCACCATGACGCCGTCCACGGGGCCGTCCCGGAACTGCTCCGGCGGGGACCACGGAATGGACATCCCGGAGTCGTCGTCCGATTCCCCGGCGAGGGTGCCGGAGATGCCGAAGTCGGTGAGGGCAGGGCGGTTGTAGTCCGTGACCAGGATGTTGGCGGGCTTGATGTCGCGGTGGGCGATGCCGGCACGGTGGGCTGTCTCGACGGCGGAGGCAACCTGGATGCCCACCGCCAGGACTTCGTCCACACTGAAGCGCTGCCGCCGGTACCGCACGTCAAGGCTGGGCCGGGAGCAGTACTCCATGGCCAGGTAGGAGTGCCCGTCATCCGTCACTTCCGCTTCAAAAATGGTGACAATGTACGGATGCGAGGACAGCTGGGCCATGAGGTTGGCTTCGGATTCGAACCTACGCCGGGCGCCCTCAGTCTTCAGGTCGGAGAGCAGCACCTTGACCGCCACCTTTCGGCGCGGCCTGTCCTGTTCGTAGAGGTAGACATCGGAGAAGCCGCCGGATCCCAGCAGGCTGATGTAGGTGAACC
Coding sequences within:
- a CDS encoding FtsK/SpoIIIE domain-containing protein, with translation MRIRLTLRREPADAKDLAVTVDGMATVADIATVLWAADPDRKGTPAPDNLSLRIDEAFVGAGISGNILARQDNLLESGLRPGSVVSLAQVSEQFHEPGANRGPAAATLRVLSGPDVGREFSLPTGTSYIGRDRDVDIRLTDPLTSKRHARITVGESIEIVDTNSANGLLMDGLPVTRATLNSSDTVTLGDTTVTVVPLGHNHAAAPTSPLVDFNRSPRVVPRFEVPKRVLPSGPKRPEDQPFPYIMLVAPLMMGAVIFAVTQNVLSMVFMLMMPLFIVGHYVDTKMRTRKQQKEQLKQFRASMAAFRQDLTELQQVERAVRLQEAPSVSDTVDAIYKLGPLLWTHRPEHSSFLGLRFGLGTAPSRIPLEEPSNNDTEVQYAREIQDCIKQFSEIEGVPVVSQLRTSGALGIAGARGLVDDVARGMVLQLVGLHSPAEVVLTAITSAQSRERWNWLQWLPHVGSGHSPLGGDHLAAGSAGGSSLLARLEDLVDAREAAAKRTAPELRPGIDPVKHELEEPVLPSVLVIVEDDAPVDRGRLTRLAERGPDSGVHVLWVATDIQALPAACRDFMVVDGEHGTTTGQVRLGRHTYPVSCESVDAELAAQLARMLAPVVDVGKPVNDDSDLPRAVSYATLIGKDFLDNPQAVAERWTENNSVHATAVANRKDNGTLRALVGSKGIEPLYLDLKNEGPHALVGGTTGAGKSEFLQSWVMGMAAAYSPDRVSFLFVDYKGGAAFADCINLPHTVGLVTDLSPHLVRRALTSLRAELHYREQLLNRKKAKDLLALQREADPEAPPYLIIIVDEFAALANDVPEFVDGVVDVAARGRSLGLHLILATQRPAGVIKDNLRANTNLRVALRMADEDDATDILGVPDAAYFDPAIPGRGAAKTGPGRIQGFQTGYAGGWTTDKPQRPQIDIVEMAFGSGPSWEAPAPDKPVAQEPAGPNDIARMTSTIVHAADTLAIQPPRKPWLDELAKTYDFSKLPNPRTDEQLLLGVADDPVHQDQPTVFYEPDRDGNMAIYGTGGSGKSAALRGIAIAAAVTPRGGPVHVYGIDCGSAGLRMLEELPHVGEIINGDDVERVGRLLRLLRDIAELRAAQFAEVRASTIVEYRKLANRPDEKRIFVLVDGMSAFREAYEHSKLSGLWDIFLQLATDGRTLGIHLVVTGDRPNAVPASLLASIQRRLVLRLSNEDDYISMDVPRDVLTANSPPGRGLLDGLEVQLAVLGGNSNLALQAREVHKLSEAMLRQGLGTAPGIERLPEQVDLDVLPAGSQDLPVIGVDDESLQPAEIMARGPLLLAGPPGAGRTVALVTLAYALRRSNLATELIYLGSRRSAVASLPIWNRSVVGPDDLAEVVEDLVEHSTGNPGTVAFFIEGLTEFTDTIAESGVAQLVTASLKADQWVVGESESSTWSSAWQLAQPFKSGRRGLLLNPGDIEGDSLLNTSLGRVSPEFIPGRGYVVGRGKARKIQVALPPENRD
- a CDS encoding serine/threonine protein kinase: MSSKRPVAPPPRIPGFTYISLLGSGGFSDVYLYEQDRPRRKVAVKVLLSDLKTEGARRRFESEANLMAQLSSHPYIVTIFEAEVTDDGHSYLAMEYCSRPSLDVRYRRQRFSVDEVLAVGIQVASAVETAHRAGIAHRDIKPANILVTDYNRPALTDFGISGTLAGESDDDSGMSIPWSPPEQFRDGPVDGVMVDVWALGATLYTLLAGRSPFVMPGADNSQRELINRISNTALPRLGRADVPESLELALATAMAKSPQSRYSSAHAFALALQRIQAELNLSVTPFEVLEEPQQDEGHPDDGTEETRVRSIAAIDPEGTGSAPTFPARTRPNTPGANLPGVNLPGAQTDATGRRGGALPPSAFTPAAPSQWRAAPAVPSIPASPAGAASAGTETADGGGQGEWAQSTVLRGSPGAVNYGAPVTDAWQDAYTADATVQRAVKVDEPEAAPEADHGKRNLWLAVTGGTLLALAAVVGIVVANTAPGTPKPVPTQQVTKSPADALDNGTVPDVEGLKGSIGGDGEASFTWTNPQPKEGDTYKWKVYTMGGNSAEFHAVDKPPVKIRPNPTGQTCIQVMIVRSDGAFSPMEENSIACTGQ